From a single Paraburkholderia sp. D15 genomic region:
- a CDS encoding DUF2007 domain-containing protein, whose product MKLMRAPNLIIGQHWVNLLATAGIACELHNRYLNGALGDIPADQCAPELWLVDDRDEALARRLIEAASQGPAKGAPEWRCRQCGETLEAQFTVCWQCGTARDPLDG is encoded by the coding sequence ATGAAACTGATGCGTGCGCCGAACCTGATCATCGGACAGCATTGGGTCAATCTGCTCGCGACCGCGGGCATAGCCTGCGAGTTGCATAACCGGTATCTGAACGGCGCGCTCGGCGATATTCCCGCGGATCAGTGCGCACCGGAGTTGTGGCTGGTGGATGATCGCGATGAGGCTCTGGCAAGACGGTTGATCGAAGCGGCGTCGCAAGGGCCCGCGAAGGGGGCGCCTGAGTGGCGGTGCCGGCAGTGCGGAGAGACGCTGGAGGCGCAGTTTACGGTGTGCTGGCAGTGTGGGACGGCGCGGGATCCGTTGGATGGGTGA
- the mog gene encoding molybdopterin adenylyltransferase yields MTSTTTDRPASPPGKAQRRHPDEIVIGLVSISDRASSGVYEDKGIPALQEWLGTALSSPWQVVTRLIQDDAATISATLTELVDDVNCDLVLTTGGTGPSRRDVTPEATLAVASKPMPGFGEQMRQISLNFVPTAILSRQVAVIRETADHAALIVNLPGQPKSIKETLEGLRDADGAVKVPGIFAAVPYCIDLIGGPYVETHAEVVKAFRPKNAVRAAQPDRG; encoded by the coding sequence ATGACGAGCACGACGACTGACCGGCCGGCTTCGCCGCCGGGCAAGGCACAACGCCGGCATCCGGACGAGATCGTGATCGGCCTCGTGTCGATCAGCGACCGCGCGTCGAGCGGCGTGTACGAGGACAAGGGCATTCCGGCGCTGCAGGAATGGCTGGGCACGGCGCTGAGTTCGCCCTGGCAGGTCGTCACGCGGCTGATTCAGGACGACGCCGCGACGATCTCCGCCACGCTGACCGAACTCGTCGACGACGTGAACTGCGACCTGGTGTTGACCACCGGCGGCACCGGCCCATCGCGCCGCGACGTGACGCCGGAAGCGACACTCGCGGTCGCCAGCAAGCCCATGCCGGGCTTTGGCGAGCAGATGCGGCAGATCAGCCTGAACTTCGTGCCGACGGCGATTCTGTCGCGTCAGGTGGCGGTGATCCGCGAAACGGCGGACCACGCGGCATTGATCGTCAACCTGCCGGGCCAGCCGAAGTCGATCAAGGAAACGCTGGAAGGATTACGCGATGCGGACGGCGCGGTGAAAGTGCCGGGCATATTCGCCGCGGTGCCGTACTGCATCGATCTGATCGGCGGTCCGTATGTGGAAACGCATGCCGAAGTGGTGAAGGCGTTCCGGCCGAAGAACGCCGTGCGCGCCGCGCAGCCGGATCGAGGCTAG
- the pmbA gene encoding metalloprotease PmbA — protein sequence MAADMDVKQRYFPHTQDELKEIASDILRHAKSLGGTDAATEISEGDGLSVSVRRGEVETIEHNRDKMVGVTVFIGNKRGNASTSDFSTQALKDTVAAAYNIARFTAEDDCAGLAEADLLETAPRDLDLYHPWNLTADEAVQIARRAEDAAFATDPQIKNSEGASVSAQHSQFVLATSRGFLAGYPYSRHYIACAPIAGSGRNMQRDDWYTSTRNAGDLADPEAVGRYAAQRALARIGARGLDTRKVPVLFEAPLAAGILGAFVQATSGGALYRKTSFLVDSLGKPVFAPHVQVVEDPHVARAMGSAPFDEEGVRTRQRSVVKDGVVEGYFLSTYSARKLGMQTTGNAGGSHNLSLKSSNTRPEDDFEAMLKKLGTGLLLTELMGQGVNYVTGDYSRGASGFWVENGKIQYPVEEITVASTLQEMFRHIVAIGADTITRGTKQTGSVLIERMTIAGQ from the coding sequence ATGGCAGCAGACATGGACGTCAAGCAGCGCTATTTTCCGCATACCCAGGATGAACTGAAGGAAATCGCCTCGGACATCCTGCGTCACGCGAAGTCGCTCGGCGGCACCGATGCGGCGACCGAGATTTCGGAAGGCGACGGCCTGTCCGTCTCCGTGCGGCGCGGCGAAGTCGAAACGATCGAACACAACCGCGACAAGATGGTCGGCGTGACGGTGTTCATCGGCAACAAGCGCGGCAACGCGAGCACCTCGGACTTTTCCACGCAGGCGCTCAAGGACACGGTGGCGGCGGCCTACAACATCGCGCGTTTCACCGCGGAAGACGATTGCGCGGGCCTCGCCGAAGCGGACCTGCTCGAAACCGCGCCGCGCGACCTCGATCTATATCATCCGTGGAATCTGACCGCCGACGAGGCGGTGCAGATCGCCCGCCGCGCGGAAGACGCGGCGTTCGCGACCGATCCGCAGATCAAGAATTCGGAAGGCGCGAGCGTATCGGCGCAGCACTCGCAGTTCGTGCTGGCCACCTCGCGCGGCTTCCTCGCGGGTTACCCGTACTCGCGTCACTACATCGCGTGCGCGCCGATCGCCGGCAGTGGGCGCAACATGCAGCGCGACGACTGGTACACGTCGACCCGCAACGCGGGCGACCTCGCCGATCCGGAAGCGGTGGGCCGTTACGCAGCGCAGCGCGCGCTGGCGCGCATCGGCGCGCGCGGTCTCGACACCCGCAAGGTGCCGGTGCTGTTCGAGGCACCGCTTGCCGCCGGCATTCTCGGCGCGTTCGTGCAGGCCACCAGCGGCGGCGCGCTGTATCGCAAGACCTCGTTCCTCGTCGACAGCCTCGGCAAGCCGGTGTTCGCGCCGCATGTGCAGGTGGTCGAAGATCCGCACGTCGCGCGTGCCATGGGCAGCGCGCCGTTCGACGAGGAAGGCGTGCGCACCCGCCAGCGTTCGGTGGTGAAGGACGGCGTGGTGGAAGGTTATTTCCTCTCCACGTATTCGGCGCGCAAGCTCGGCATGCAGACCACCGGCAACGCGGGCGGCTCGCACAACCTGTCGTTGAAGAGCTCGAACACGCGTCCGGAAGACGACTTCGAAGCGATGCTGAAAAAGCTCGGCACCGGCCTGCTGCTCACCGAACTGATGGGGCAGGGCGTGAACTACGTGACGGGCGATTACTCGCGCGGCGCGTCGGGCTTCTGGGTCGAGAACGGCAAGATCCAGTACCCGGTCGAGGAAATCACGGTCGCGAGCACGTTGCAGGAGATGTTCCGTCACATCGTCGCGATCGGCGCGGATACGATCACGCGCGGCACCAAGCAGACCGGCTCGGTGCTGATCGAACGGATGACGATCGCCGGGCAGTAA
- a CDS encoding M48 family metallopeptidase: protein MPTLYFTALFVVAIVAMVGTKLWLASRQIRFVAAHREQVPSQFSGTIALTAHQRAADYTVERTRLTMIEIVVGAAVLVGLTLLGGVQTLDLAISGWIGRGYAGQIALVIAVIAITSAIDLPFEYYRQFVVEQRFGFNRMSRGLFFYDRLKGVALGAAFGLPLLFVVLWLMNRAGGLWWLSAWIVWVAFQLFGLWIFPTFIAPLFNKFEPLKDEALIERIKSLMQRCGFAAKGLFVMDGSRRSAHGNAYFSGFGATKRIVFFDTLLERLSGSEIEAVLAHELGHFKRRHVLKRMLVSFAVSLVMLALLGWLTQCVWFYEGLGVRPSLIGGNSGLALVLFFLALPVFMFFVTPLNSLSSRKHEFEADEFAAGQTDARDLINALVKLYEDNASTLTPDPLYTAFYYSHPPASQRIDRLLRHA, encoded by the coding sequence ATGCCTACCCTGTACTTCACCGCCCTGTTCGTCGTCGCCATCGTGGCGATGGTTGGCACCAAACTGTGGCTCGCGTCGCGGCAGATCCGCTTCGTCGCCGCGCACCGCGAACAGGTGCCCAGCCAGTTCTCCGGCACCATTGCGCTCACCGCGCATCAGCGCGCCGCCGACTACACCGTCGAGCGCACCCGTCTCACCATGATCGAGATCGTCGTCGGCGCGGCCGTGCTGGTCGGCCTGACGCTGCTCGGCGGCGTGCAGACGCTCGATCTGGCGATCTCCGGCTGGATCGGCCGCGGTTACGCCGGCCAGATCGCGCTGGTCATTGCGGTGATCGCGATCACCAGCGCGATCGATCTGCCGTTCGAGTACTACCGCCAGTTCGTGGTCGAACAGCGTTTCGGCTTCAATCGCATGAGCCGCGGGCTGTTCTTCTACGACCGTCTGAAGGGCGTGGCGCTCGGTGCCGCGTTCGGCCTGCCGCTGCTGTTCGTCGTGCTGTGGCTGATGAATCGCGCCGGCGGCCTGTGGTGGTTGTCGGCATGGATCGTGTGGGTCGCATTCCAGCTGTTCGGGCTGTGGATTTTCCCGACCTTCATCGCGCCGCTCTTCAACAAGTTCGAGCCGCTGAAGGACGAGGCGCTGATCGAGCGCATCAAGTCGCTGATGCAGCGCTGCGGTTTTGCCGCCAAGGGTCTGTTCGTGATGGACGGCAGCCGTCGTTCGGCGCACGGCAATGCGTATTTCAGCGGCTTCGGCGCGACCAAGCGGATCGTGTTCTTCGACACGCTGCTCGAGCGTCTGTCGGGCAGCGAGATCGAGGCCGTGCTCGCGCACGAACTCGGCCACTTCAAGCGACGTCACGTGCTCAAGCGCATGCTCGTGAGCTTCGCGGTCAGTCTCGTGATGCTCGCGCTGCTCGGCTGGCTCACGCAGTGCGTGTGGTTCTACGAAGGGCTGGGTGTGCGGCCGTCGCTGATCGGCGGCAACAGCGGTCTCGCGCTGGTGCTGTTCTTTCTCGCGTTGCCGGTGTTCATGTTCTTCGTCACGCCGCTCAATAGCCTCAGCTCGCGCAAGCACGAGTTCGAGGCGGACGAGTTCGCCGCCGGCCAGACCGATGCGCGCGATCTGATCAACGCGCTCGTCAAGCTGTATGAGGACAACGCGTCGACGCTGACGCCCGATCCGCTGTACACCGCGTTCTACTACTCGCATCCGCCGGCCTCGCAGCGGATCGACCGACTGCTGCGTCACGCATGA
- the orn gene encoding oligoribonuclease: MTDISTFTDQPLVRSDMNLVWLDMEMTGLEPDTDRIIEIAVVVTNSTLDRIAEGPVLAIHQSDETLAKMDQWNQNTHGRSGLIDRVKASTVSEADATEQIRDFLARYVPPGKSPMCGNSICQDRRFMARWMPDLETFFHYRNLDVSTLKELCRRWQPAIYKGFQKRAMHTALADIHESIDELKYYREHFLVPAAPDAAAGAE; this comes from the coding sequence ATGACTGACATCAGCACTTTCACCGACCAGCCGCTCGTTCGCAGCGACATGAATCTCGTCTGGCTGGACATGGAAATGACCGGGCTCGAACCCGATACCGACCGCATCATCGAAATCGCGGTGGTGGTGACGAATTCGACGCTCGACAGGATCGCCGAAGGTCCGGTGCTGGCGATTCACCAAAGCGACGAAACGCTCGCGAAAATGGATCAGTGGAATCAGAACACGCATGGCCGCTCGGGGCTGATCGACCGCGTAAAGGCGTCCACGGTCAGCGAAGCCGATGCCACCGAACAGATTCGCGATTTCCTCGCGCGGTACGTGCCGCCGGGCAAGTCGCCGATGTGCGGCAACTCGATCTGTCAGGATCGCCGCTTCATGGCGCGCTGGATGCCGGATCTGGAAACCTTCTTCCACTACCGCAATCTCGACGTCAGCACGCTGAAGGAACTGTGCCGCCGCTGGCAGCCGGCCATCTACAAGGGCTTCCAGAAGCGCGCGATGCATACGGCGCTGGCCGACATCCACGAGTCGATCGACGAACTGAAGTACTACCGCGAACATTTCCTCGTGCCGGCAGCACCGGATGCGGCGGCCGGCGCGGAATAA
- a CDS encoding peptidase C39 → MKLHLTPLGLALCAALCGPAGSAHAAQGGSLPATDPALTANPASRALEPAAVKVQLVDDDVLATQTGKYAGATMISGFVLNVISQWQLPNGVTALAQGTLSAAQNAVGQVTTAVNTLASVSGGNAGANSGANPNAQVNGGQSVSVNGVSQVTQVAGDRNTGTNSAVIDFNNSAVTLAGAANAPSAAASNSTGSVKAGITFGSNGISVALQTPAGLATQTITPGNGQIAQLLQIAGNNQQVANALQLSLQTQQMSAAMIRQLGVLQALQNRR, encoded by the coding sequence ATGAAGCTACACCTCACACCACTCGGGCTCGCCCTCTGCGCCGCGTTATGCGGCCCGGCAGGCAGCGCCCACGCGGCGCAGGGCGGCAGCCTGCCCGCGACGGACCCGGCGCTGACGGCGAATCCTGCCTCTCGCGCGCTGGAGCCTGCCGCCGTCAAGGTACAGCTCGTCGACGACGACGTGCTCGCCACCCAGACCGGCAAGTACGCCGGCGCCACGATGATCTCCGGCTTCGTGCTGAACGTCATTTCGCAATGGCAACTGCCGAACGGCGTGACCGCCCTCGCCCAAGGCACGTTGTCGGCCGCGCAGAATGCCGTGGGCCAGGTCACGACCGCCGTCAACACGCTCGCGAGCGTGTCCGGCGGCAACGCTGGGGCCAACTCGGGCGCCAATCCAAACGCTCAGGTCAACGGCGGCCAGAGCGTCTCGGTGAACGGCGTATCGCAGGTCACCCAGGTGGCGGGCGACCGGAACACCGGCACGAACTCGGCCGTCATCGACTTCAACAACAGCGCCGTGACGCTGGCGGGCGCCGCCAATGCTCCGTCAGCCGCGGCCAGCAATTCGACCGGCTCGGTCAAGGCCGGCATCACGTTCGGCAGCAACGGCATCAGCGTCGCACTACAAACACCAGCTGGGCTCGCCACCCAGACCATCACGCCAGGCAACGGGCAGATCGCCCAGTTGCTGCAGATTGCAGGCAATAACCAGCAAGTCGCCAACGCATTGCAACTGAGTCTGCAGACTCAGCAAATGTCGGCCGCGATGATCCGTCAGCTGGGCGTACTACAAGCGCTGCAAAACAGGAGATGA
- a CDS encoding sigma-54 dependent transcriptional regulator: MAPVTRLHAERALLYVARTPDETLIAHLKSRGWHVAAARSAHELGKLVKPDLACAGIVDLASFPPRDLAGLEASLRQQQVGWIALATHERLNDPVVRRLVRHYCFDFVKMPVANATVDYLVGHAFGMVTLCEPEIAPPAGESGDEEMVGTCEAMQQLFRTIRKVANTDASVFISGESGTGKELTALAIHERSPRRKAPFVAINCGAIPHHLLQSELFGYERGAFTGANQRKIGRVEAADGGTVLLDEIGDLPLESQASLLRFLQEGKIERLGGRESIPVDVRIISATHVDLEDAMRDGRFRADLFHRLCVLRVDEPPLRARGKDIELLAQHILHKFKTDSARKIRGFTPSAIEALYNYNWPGNVRELINRIRRAIVMAENKLISADDLDLAHFTEQQTMTLSQAREAAEKRAIEAALLRHRHRLNEAAADLNISRVTLYRLMGLHGLRELSAAEDKAVFADEDAAHE; encoded by the coding sequence ATGGCGCCCGTGACCCGCCTGCACGCCGAGCGCGCGCTGCTGTACGTCGCGCGCACGCCGGACGAGACCTTGATCGCGCATCTGAAAAGCCGCGGCTGGCACGTGGCGGCGGCACGCTCCGCGCACGAACTCGGCAAGCTGGTGAAACCGGACCTGGCGTGCGCCGGCATCGTCGATCTGGCGAGCTTTCCGCCGCGCGATCTCGCCGGCCTCGAAGCCAGTCTGCGTCAGCAGCAGGTCGGCTGGATCGCGCTCGCCACGCACGAGCGCCTGAACGATCCGGTGGTGCGGCGCCTCGTGCGTCACTACTGCTTCGACTTCGTGAAGATGCCGGTCGCCAACGCGACCGTCGATTACCTGGTCGGCCACGCGTTCGGCATGGTGACGCTGTGCGAGCCGGAGATCGCGCCGCCCGCCGGCGAATCCGGCGACGAGGAAATGGTCGGCACCTGCGAGGCGATGCAGCAACTGTTCCGCACCATCCGCAAGGTCGCGAACACCGACGCGAGCGTGTTCATCTCCGGTGAATCGGGTACCGGCAAGGAACTGACGGCGCTCGCCATTCACGAGCGTTCGCCGCGTCGCAAGGCGCCGTTCGTCGCGATCAATTGCGGCGCGATCCCTCATCATCTGCTGCAATCCGAACTATTCGGCTACGAGCGCGGCGCGTTCACCGGCGCCAACCAGCGCAAGATCGGCCGCGTCGAGGCCGCCGACGGCGGCACCGTGCTGCTCGACGAAATCGGCGACCTGCCGCTCGAAAGCCAGGCGAGCCTGCTGCGCTTTCTGCAGGAAGGCAAGATCGAGCGCCTGGGCGGCCGCGAATCGATTCCGGTCGACGTGCGCATCATCTCGGCGACCCACGTCGATCTCGAAGACGCAATGCGCGACGGACGCTTTCGCGCGGACCTGTTTCACCGGCTCTGCGTGCTGCGCGTCGACGAACCGCCGTTGCGCGCGCGCGGCAAGGACATCGAACTGCTCGCGCAGCACATCCTGCACAAGTTCAAGACCGACAGCGCGCGCAAGATTCGCGGCTTCACGCCGTCGGCGATCGAGGCGCTCTACAACTACAACTGGCCTGGCAATGTGCGCGAGCTGATCAACCGCATCCGCCGCGCGATCGTGATGGCCGAAAACAAGCTGATCTCCGCCGACGATCTCGATCTCGCGCACTTCACCGAGCAGCAGACCATGACGTTGTCGCAGGCGCGCGAGGCGGCGGAAAAGCGTGCGATCGAAGCGGCGCTGCTGCGGCATCGGCATCGGCTGAACGAGGCGGCGGCGGATCTGAATATTTCGCGCGTCACCTTGTACCGGCTGATGGGACTGCACGGCCTGCGCGAATTGAGTGCCGCCGAGGACAAGGCGGTGTTCGCCGACGAAGACGCCGCGCACGAGTGA
- the yjgA gene encoding ribosome biogenesis factor YjgA, which yields MTRKTRIQPIESAEPEVDENGYDRPSKSQLKREMHELQVLGAALIALPKDALKRMPMPEKLDDAVREARRITDHEGKRRQVQYVGRVMRSLLDEETAALRTALDTYNGVNKAETAKLHWIERTREKLLADDAALTDFIRQHPNADPQQGRTLIRNARKEAQQSKPPRYFRELFQWIKNADGPSAASDSDADDTLEDDDDEHDD from the coding sequence ATGACACGCAAAACCCGCATTCAACCCATCGAATCCGCCGAGCCGGAAGTCGACGAGAACGGTTACGACCGTCCCAGCAAGTCCCAGCTCAAGCGCGAAATGCACGAGCTGCAGGTACTGGGCGCGGCGCTGATCGCGCTGCCCAAAGACGCGCTCAAGCGCATGCCGATGCCCGAAAAGCTCGACGACGCCGTGCGCGAGGCGCGCCGCATCACCGATCACGAAGGCAAACGCCGCCAGGTGCAGTATGTGGGGCGCGTAATGCGCTCGCTGCTGGACGAGGAAACCGCCGCGCTGCGCACCGCGCTCGACACGTACAACGGTGTCAACAAGGCGGAAACGGCCAAGCTGCACTGGATCGAACGCACCCGCGAAAAACTGCTCGCCGACGACGCCGCGCTGACCGACTTCATCCGCCAGCATCCGAACGCCGACCCGCAGCAGGGCCGCACGCTGATCCGCAACGCCCGCAAGGAAGCGCAGCAGAGCAAGCCGCCGCGCTACTTCCGCGAACTGTTCCAGTGGATCAAGAACGCCGACGGCCCGTCCGCCGCGAGCGATTCCGACGCCGACGACACCCTGGAAGACGACGATGACGAGCACGACGACTGA
- the rsgA gene encoding ribosome small subunit-dependent GTPase A, translating into MSGRSPKAKRAAPSSSTRIGGLVVAAHGRHYLVAPEDGGPMLQCFPRGKRSEVAVGDRVLYEPTSADQGVIVEIGERRNLLYRSDQYKSKLFAANLDQLLIVLATEPHFSEDLLGRALVAADANELKPLIVLNKTDVTQALDGARKRLEPYRALGYTVVEVSIKTQPDAARAALIEHLHGHATLLLGQSGMGKSTLVNLLIPDAEVATREISTALNSGRHTTTFTRLYPLPSDAEASGRDETAAVVGQHGALIDSPGFQEFGLHHLTEGKLERAFPEFRPLLPNCRFYNCHHLQEPGCAILEAVAEGNIRRERHALYAQLVHEASQIVR; encoded by the coding sequence ATGAGCGGCCGTTCCCCGAAGGCCAAGCGCGCCGCGCCGTCCAGCAGCACGCGCATCGGTGGTCTCGTGGTGGCCGCGCACGGCCGCCATTACCTCGTCGCGCCGGAAGACGGCGGCCCGATGCTCCAATGCTTCCCGCGCGGCAAGCGCAGCGAGGTCGCGGTAGGCGATCGCGTGCTGTATGAACCGACGTCGGCCGATCAAGGCGTGATCGTCGAGATCGGCGAGCGGCGCAACCTGCTGTATCGCTCGGATCAGTACAAGTCCAAGCTCTTCGCCGCCAATCTCGATCAACTGTTGATCGTGCTCGCCACCGAGCCGCACTTCAGCGAGGATCTGCTCGGGCGCGCGCTGGTCGCGGCCGATGCGAACGAACTGAAACCGCTGATCGTGCTGAACAAGACCGACGTGACTCAGGCGCTCGATGGCGCGCGCAAGCGGCTGGAGCCGTATCGCGCGCTGGGTTATACGGTCGTCGAGGTGTCGATCAAGACTCAGCCCGACGCGGCGCGCGCCGCGCTGATCGAACATCTTCACGGACATGCGACGCTGCTGCTCGGTCAATCCGGGATGGGCAAGTCGACGCTCGTGAATCTATTGATTCCCGATGCCGAGGTCGCGACGCGCGAAATCTCGACCGCGTTGAACAGCGGGCGCCATACGACGACGTTCACGCGGCTTTATCCGCTGCCGTCGGACGCCGAAGCGTCGGGTCGGGACGAGACAGCCGCGGTGGTCGGTCAGCACGGCGCGTTGATCGACTCGCCCGGCTTCCAGGAATTCGGCTTGCATCATCTGACCGAGGGCAAGCTCGAACGCGCGTTCCCTGAATTCCGGCCGTTGCTGCCGAATTGCCGCTTCTATAACTGCCACCACCTGCAGGAACCGGGTTGCGCGATTCTCGAAGCGGTCGCCGAAGGCAACATCCGCCGCGAACGGCATGCGCTGTATGCGCAACTCGTGCACGAAGCCAGCCAGATCGTCCGCTGA
- a CDS encoding dihydrofolate reductase yields the protein MTTLTLIVARANNGVIGRDNQLPWRLPEDLAFFKRTTMGAPIIMGRKTHESIGRPLPGRRNIVVTRDATRRFQGCDAATTLEDALVLAGQDQAPEAFLIGGAQLYAEGLRQADKLIITEISADFDGDATFPELDESEWEEVAHETHRADAPNDFDYAFVTYRRRNV from the coding sequence ATGACGACGCTCACCTTGATCGTCGCTCGCGCCAATAACGGCGTGATCGGCCGCGACAACCAGTTGCCCTGGCGACTGCCCGAAGACCTCGCGTTCTTCAAGCGCACCACCATGGGCGCGCCCATCATCATGGGCCGCAAGACGCACGAATCGATCGGCCGGCCGCTGCCGGGACGCCGCAACATCGTCGTGACACGGGACGCAACGCGGCGCTTCCAGGGCTGCGACGCCGCCACCACGCTCGAAGACGCGCTCGTGCTGGCCGGCCAGGATCAGGCGCCGGAAGCGTTTCTGATCGGCGGCGCGCAGTTGTACGCCGAGGGGCTGCGCCAGGCGGACAAGCTGATCATCACCGAGATTTCCGCCGACTTCGACGGCGATGCGACCTTCCCGGAACTCGACGAAAGCGAGTGGGAAGAAGTCGCGCACGAAACGCATCGCGCGGACGCGCCGAACGACTTCGACTACGCGTTCGTCACATACCGGCGCAGGAACGTTTGA
- a CDS encoding C39 family peptidase, whose translation MSGFKGFPALRFAVALAGCTLCADQTYAQASIDTTTFAGVPLTKTVRSMKDIRYSHIVNQQFDYSCGAAALATLLKFGYGIDIPETELIRRMMVFSTPEVVVKNGFSMLDMKKFVETIGMRGRGFRVNVDALQHLQIPVMVLMNIDGYEHFVIVKHAQDGRIFIADPALGNRIVMQEDFAKTWNGLVFAVLGKPFREDSPLLQDNESLALKLRANALANGTAATPFVEYGLIKADLF comes from the coding sequence ATGTCCGGGTTCAAGGGGTTCCCGGCGCTACGCTTCGCCGTAGCGTTGGCAGGCTGCACGCTGTGCGCGGACCAGACTTACGCGCAGGCGAGCATCGACACGACGACCTTCGCCGGTGTACCGCTCACCAAGACGGTACGGTCGATGAAGGACATCCGCTACAGCCATATCGTCAACCAGCAGTTCGACTACAGCTGCGGGGCGGCGGCGCTCGCGACCCTCCTCAAGTTCGGTTACGGGATCGACATTCCGGAAACCGAACTGATCCGCCGGATGATGGTGTTCTCCACGCCCGAGGTGGTCGTCAAGAACGGCTTCTCGATGCTCGACATGAAGAAGTTCGTCGAGACCATCGGCATGCGCGGGCGCGGCTTTCGCGTCAACGTCGACGCGCTCCAGCATCTGCAGATTCCCGTGATGGTGCTGATGAACATCGACGGCTACGAGCACTTCGTGATCGTCAAGCATGCGCAGGACGGCCGCATCTTCATCGCGGACCCGGCGCTGGGCAATCGCATCGTGATGCAGGAGGACTTCGCGAAGACCTGGAACGGTCTCGTGTTCGCGGTCCTCGGCAAACCCTTCAGGGAGGATTCCCCGCTCTTGCAGGACAACGAGTCGCTCGCGCTGAAGCTGCGCGCCAATGCGCTGGCCAACGGCACGGCGGCGACTCCCTTCGTGGAATACGGCTTGATCAAGGCAGACCTGTTCTGA